The following is a genomic window from Calypte anna isolate BGI_N300 chromosome 7, bCalAnn1_v1.p, whole genome shotgun sequence.
taaaatccaCAAGTGGAAAACCCGTTTCTTGAACACACgcaaaatagtatttttttaaaaaaaaccccaaaactctgGCTTCTCAAAATGATTTGCAGTAGCAGAAGCTAATAGTTGAAGTCAAACAAATCAGATTTCCCTGATTATAGATTATTTGTTGAGATTTATTTGGCTGCTCTAACAGGAGGAAAGCCTAATGTTAGCAAATCTGACTCTATATAATCCCCTTTGTAGTCATGTTTTGGCTTTACTGTTCTGGGTCTCACTGTCAAGATACAGGCACAAAGCCCTGTGGCAAACCTAATTCATGCAGGGGTACAGATCTTTGCTGACCAGCCCAAGTGTTTGAAAACTTTGCATTTAGTTCTTCACATCCTTGTAGGTTACATAAAAGTGATactaaaatggaaattattccctgaaagatttcttttttatttttattattaattttattattaataaaatcaaCACTAGCCAGCATTTATGTGACATCCAGATATTCCATCTCATTTTCAGTCATAAAAATACGGAACCAGCTGTCAAAGGGCTTTTTAGAGCTTGTTTTCCCCttgagctgaattttttttctaggtatTTATCAAATTAATTGCATAATTTATATAACAGTGTCCtggaaaatgctttaaaaaggaGGCTATTAAAAACCtagcagggagcagaggatggAATAAAGCTGCATCTACCAGAAGCTCTCATAAGACTTTTGtatctaaaatgaaaaatgggaaattaaaCAAAAGAGTCAAGTTCAACACAGTTGTTTTAGAACAATctaaaaataatctgcttttaTCTCTAACATACAAAAGCAAACTGCTGCAAAATGTAAACTATGTTTAAATTTCATATACTTGCTATAAAAATACATCATCACTTCACATAATGAGTTGAAATTCTGTTATCTGGATGAATCATCATCCTCCAAAGCTGTTCCTAAGCAGCATGAGGTCTTTAAAAGTGCTTGGAAACAGAGAGCTGTGATGAAGCTGGCCTGGGTAGCTGCTGTCTGGTGAAGACAGCCAGCTCCTTCCTTAGCACAGCTGTAGAAAGGGGAGCTTGGACAGGAATAACAAGGATGCACACAGGGTTAAGGTGAGTTAAGAACattctgactgaaaaaaaaaaaaaaattacgaCAAGACTGAGTCTGAGGAGATTCATTTCAACATTGTCAGCCAGAAGAGTGAGTTTTGCAGGGAATGTGGTGAGGACTAGGAAATATGTTTTGTAATTCCTCACCTCTGTCACAAGTCCTTTTCTCAGGGATTCTCACAtcacaaggggaaaaggagaacaGATGCAAAGGAAACATAAAGTATTTTTACACTTAGACTTATAAGTAAATTGCTATTTTCTACCCTTTTATTTTGCATCCCTCAGGTCACAACACTCCAAACATCCTGATGGAAATATGTTATTTTGTATTCAGTGGCAATTCTGTAATCTAGCTCCAAGTCCTTAgtcacatatttatttattttaagagcaGTGAAACCAGTTATCTTTTGAGACTACACACTGTCATGCTTcggaggaagaaaaaactatGACAATGCAGAAACTAGTTTCTGAGGTTATTACAAAGTATcagagaatgaaagaaaagccCTTTCGTGTTTGCACTTTGACGTGACAGCAACTTGTAACACTGTAGCTGTACATAAAAGTAAACAAGGTCCTCCTTTAGTTCCACTAGaagttctgttttttctcatttgtttgggggggtttaTATTATTGTTTAATGcagtatttatttgcttttctgttactCAGAGTACTTGAATACCTGCAAgtctcttcatttttaaaaattccctattttctttttcaaagtatATCCTGGTTTCTGAGACATTGCAATGTGTTGCCATAGCAAACTTTGAGTAGCATGAAGCCACAGAACATTCACAGGACAAGACAGCAGTGGAGTaattatcaagaaaaaaaatacttttgagtCTTTATTCAAGCCTCTGTATGGTAAGACAACATTATTCCAGTCAAGTGAGACAGAAAAGTGGGAAATTGCAATGCATTTGATGTGTGAACTGGAATGTAACTATCTAGATGTGGCACTCAacatatgcaaaataaatataaggACGTAACACACAGCTTCTAAGAGAGGAAGGTTTTGAGATCATCTGGGTCATTTTAATGGTGGACCACATATAGTCTGCAACCCTCAAAGGAAGGCCCTTcacacaagaaaaacacaacctcatttcctgcaggagcaggaacaaATGGATCATTCTGGCCCATTTGGACCCCTACATATGAAGCTTTAGCAATTAGTCTgagtttcatttgtttgtttgcagtCTTTCTTTAATAACTGACTCATTCAAATTGTGTCAAGActcttttattcatttattaagtaaactgaattaaaaaaacattttaaagtggCATTTTAAAAGATATGAAATGAGACACAAATTAGGAAGGAGCAATATAAAGACAAAGCATGCAAAGCTGTTTCTGAAGCAGTCACATGCTGTCTGCCAAACCTGACAAATTTTTACCAGTGTCTTGCTGCAGATTGCTATAGATGCAGCTTTAGGCTTAACTTGCAGCACTATGGTGAAAGGGCTTTTCTTTACAAGCTCTTTCAGATTCTGCCTGTTGGAAAACGAGAGACATTTAACTTTCAAAAATCCCCAATTCCCTTTCATCATTGTTCCAGATTTTGAAGTTGGGCCCTGCTTGCTGTGGGTAACACAGTAGTGCTGTGAGGTTTGTGGTTTGTCAGatgctgctgtttcttcagtgaaaacatGAATGCAAGTGAAGAACACCGAGAAGCACTGATTTAGATTGGATTATTCTGAACCAGAAAATACTCCTGCTCTACCTCAAAAATGAGCAACCATCCTCCTATCCACAAGCTCTGCCCACATCTGTGACTGTAGGTGTGCTGCTGATTGcaagattaggaaaaaaaaaaaaaaagtcactgacCTTGGAACTGCTTTTCTGACCCTTAGCAACTTCAAACTCCTCTGGAGATCTGCTGGTAGCACATGACCTGGTAAGGGAAAAGAAGTGTTTGGTACTGTAGCTCCCACTGACATTGTCCTGGTCAGGGAATAAGGGGAAACAAATTCCAGTTATGGGTTATAAAGGATACCTCCCAAAAACTTTAAATACAATACCTTAAACATACCTTAAATATAATATCCAGGAGGTTGCCATATGATGCTGTCACACTACCTGTCCCCATTTGTTACTCAGGAAGGGACAAAGTTCATCACTGTGTCTCCTTTATTTCTATCACTCTGTTAGCACCTATTGCAGACTTTCAAAGCAGTTGTGTAACAGGTTTAAAATTTTTCTGGAAACATCTTGATTTTCAGGGTAACTATTGGAAAGAGCCAGGAGCAAGGTGTGTTTCCAAAGGCTGGGGCCCCCGTAGCAAAGAAACTACGTCAAGAAACTGTCCTGAAACAAACACGGAGATATTCCCGACAGGTCACGAATTTCAGAAAATTTCAGAGAATTTATTGTGGGTTTCTTCATAGGAAAAAGTCCCATTTTAATGCCGCAGGCTAGAAGTAACTCGTGTGACTAAAGCTGTAGCGGTGCTGGGCAGGATGCGGCCGCTTGCTCCCGGGAGGGCTGAGGGGAACATGGCGGGGAGGGGCCGTCAGGAGAGGGGGGGTCCCGTCGCCTGACGGGGTCtgtgaggagagggaggggtgGTTCCCGTCGCCTGCCAGGTCGTGTGAGGAGCGAGGATGTCCCGCAGCTTCACGGAGCGTGCGGGGAGAAGGAGCCCTCCCGACACCTCACGAAGACAGCGGAGACGGCTCCTCCCGCCACCCCGCAGCGGGCGGGACCCCGCGCAGAGGCTCCGCCACCGCCCCCGAGGCGGCCGCTGGGGCGGGGCGGGAGCGGCGGTGCCGCCTTCCCCGTCTCAGCCTCGGTCCCGGCTcgtttctttttcctttttttcgCCGCAGCCGCCCGGTATGGGCGTGAGGAACAGAGGGGGTGGACGGCAGCGGGCGCCCAGAGGCACCGCGGGGAAGGCGGGGGCCACGGCGAAGGCGGTGACACATGCGGGGCGTCCCCTGAGGGGAGGCACGGTGTGCGGTGGTGGCCGGTGCCGGGGCTGCGGGTGTCCCGGCAAGGGGGAGAGTGGTCGTGTGCACCAGTAGTGAGGGGCTGAGCCCCCTTCCCGGGCATGGCGGAGCCTCTAAGCCCCTGCACCCCACGGGGCCAGTGTCAGGCCAACATGGGCGCCAACACCTCATCGGCCAACGTGGATGCCAACTCCTCTGTGCTGGTGGGCAGCAGCGCATGGAGGGGCCGGGAGCCTTTCTCCATCTTCACTGTCCTCATCCTGACCCTCCTGGTCCTCCTGACCGTGGCCACTTTCCTTTGGAACCTGCTGGTGCTGGCGACCATACTGCGAGTGAAGGCTTTCCACCGAGTGCCCCACAACCTGGTGGCCTCCACGGCAGTGTCAGATGTGCTGGTGGCGGCCTTGGTGATGCCACTGAGCTTGGTGAAGGAGCTGTCGGCTGAGCGGCGGTGGCGGCTGGGCCGGGAGCTGTGCCTCGTCTGGGTCAGCTTCGACGTCCTGTGCTGTACCGCCAGCATCTGGAACGTGACGGCCATCGCCCTAGACCGCTACTGGTCCATCACCCGCCACTTGGAGTACACCATGCTCACCCGCCGCCGCATCTCCAACGTCATGATCGCTCTCACCTGGGCGCTCTCCGCCGCCATCTCCCTCGCCCCTCTTTTTGGATGGGGGGAGACCTACAGCCCTGAGCAGGAGCGCTGCCAAGTCAGCCAAGAGCCGTCCTACACCATTGTCTCTACTGGTGGGGCTTTCTACCTGCCCCTCTGTGTCGTGCTCTTCGTCTACTGGAAGATCTACAAGGCGGCCAAGTTCCGCGTCGGGGGACGCAGGAAGAATGCAGTGGtgcctcttcctcaggctgcccaggtaagggtggggatgggaaggagaagtCCTCTTTGCCTCCCCCgagctcctgcttctcctctgctcccagctgtcACCCCTGAATTGGTGGTTTTGGCACCTGAGATAAGCCCTGAGACTCCTGTGTGGAATTAGCTGTGTTAGAGCCCGGACATGAGCAGTAATTAGGCAGTCAAAAAGCACCACTCTTGGAGTTctattcccatttttttcttaagggtGTCAGAAGATTAAGTGACAGGTGCATTCACTGCCAGTCTggaaagctgtttaaaaatcatctttttagTCTGAATTTGCCATTCCTTGAGGGGAGAGGGGTGTGcctcttcattatttttcagtttttgatGGACAGACATAAACAGATCCCCGGGTTGTGTACAGACTAGGTGCATGCACATTTATCTGCCAGCATGGACTTTGTGTGGGATCTATTAGTGTCCAAATagattttaataagaaaattataCGCTACTTATATTCTTGGGCTACTTTATTTTGCATACGGAGACCATGATGCTCACGGTATAGTCTTGAAGCAGTGAGttgcttctgttttaaaatcacCAGCTGTCTTTAAAATCacatcttcttccttctcttacCCAAACATTTCCTGCAACCCCAAAAAGTCATGTTGGAAGTCTCATTTTTTCTTAGGGATACACCTAGCTGACAGGAAAGCTGTGCCTCTGGAAGAGGTAAGGTTGGCACCTTGAGTCCTCTTAAATCAGGCTCTCTTCATGACAACACTGTCACCCATGCCAGTACCCACAGTCCTTGGCAGTGCTCTCTGTAAACTCTCACTGCTTTCTGTCACATTCTTTTACTCTTACCTATGGGCATAATTCTTTACAGTGTGTTTCTGTGATTGCATGTTGTGCTGGCTAAGTCCAGTCCTTTCCCAATAACAAAAGATGAGCTGTGTGGATGTAAGAGATACCTAGAGAAAGGTTTCTATTAAATTTGGTCTCATCCTACAAGATCCTCACTCCTCTGCTAAATTCCTCTAACTTTTGTTTGGAGTCATGATAGGAGATATGTTATTGTGGTCACAAATACAAGTTTGTAGGTTTTGTCCCCCAGCTCTAGCTAGAGATGATAGCAAAGGCATCTCTATAAAATATGCAGTCAGGCTTGCAGATTTGGATCAGAATGTcttgacaatttttttaatatacattgATTTATGAAGCTGTCTTATACACGAAAGCATAAAATGTGGTAGGAAAGATGAGAATGTCTCCTCTAgtggcattttttttatatggccTTTCCCTGGTTTGCACCAAATTTCTTTCCAAGCAGTTTTAAATATGATGAATGTATTGTTTGGAGGCAGTGTATAATCTCTCCAAGCATGAAAGttaactgaatatttttagtGGTTTTATGTGCTTTATCTTCTAAATGCACCATGCTCATGCAGGACTTGCAGGAATCTAAACTTTTGGGAAACTAAATGAGCTGAGGCATATTACAAAGACATGTTCTTAGTCTGTCAGTTTAATCACACCAAAAAAGCCTGGCTCCTAATTGTTGTAGCTCTGTCTGCAGAAGCCCCAGCATGggcacagccaggctggcaggTAAGTGCTTTATGCTGATGCAGTGTCTGGGAGCTGGTTCAGGACAAAAGAGCTCCTGTCAGGGTGAGCTGAATACCCTTTTTGGAAGGGTTGTCAGTACAGCTGTTACTGCAAGAGTAGCAAAAGCTCAAGCCAGCAGTCCTTCATCTTTCTTGTGTTTGCAGTGATTGACATCCTGACTTCTCCTTTTATAACAGCACTTCAGGAACCTGCAGCTGGTACATTGTTGCAGCCTTCCCCATTGCCCCAGCAGTTTGCTTGCTTAAGTAAAAAGATTTTGGTACATGCAAATTTTGCTTGCCATCTAAAGGAAGAGCTGATGCCCAGCTGGACACATGTACATTAAATGAACCCTTGGATCAAGGGATCTGGCATTCAGGATacctttcttctctgtttaaGAGACTGAGACCTACTCGCGGAGTTTTATCTTGATGCCATTTAAGCTTACTGGAGCAGGGTCCATCACATCCACAGGAACAGTAGCAGTTCCCCAGTGAATTCTGGAGAATCTTCATatataacatttttcttttgtccctGAATGTGAAGTGCTCTCTGCATCCATGTCAGTTCTTACCCCAGGTGCCTTGCACTGGTTGTTCTGAGTAACATTAGAGGGGCTGTCAGTGCCAAAGGCTGGCAGTGCTTTCCAGTCTGGAGGAAGCTAAGAGCAGCAGAGATCCCTGCTGGGAGAGAGGTCTTTGCtctgctcaggaatgagctgccAGGCAGTGCTGAGTTGAAACTGCACACCCGGGCTGTGATTTGTGTCCTAAGGTAAGCCCAGCTCTGTAGCTGGTTAACATTAGGAAGGTATTTTAAGGGGGAAAAGATTTGAGGCCACAGTACTTATATGTCttgaggaaactgaggcaccaAGTGATGACACCTCGATGTTTTTCAATCATGTTTTTCAGCCAGCAGAGCTAGGCTGTGCACCTTGCCAATGTGcatatctgtctgtctgtctgtctatccATCTATCCACACAGAGGGCTGTTGTCTCTGAGCTGAGAGTTGGCATACATATATTTCTGTACTCTTTTAGAGGTTCTAATAGAATAGTTAAAAGCTAACCATTTAGAGTAATATTTATTACCAAAAATTACTCTACTAGTAGGACAAGAAACAAAGTGCAACTGTCCAGAAGAGTGGGAACAGATGTTAGACAGGAGAAAGGTGAGGCAGGAGGTGGACTGGAGTGGCTAATGATTTCCTGAGAGAAATGCAGAGCTATTCCTGCTTACAGCACAAGAAAATACTGTGAGAGAAagcaagtgttttttttcctttgtgtctgTAGAAGACTTTTTACTTGAGAACTCTCTTCTTTCAGTTATCTCTTTATGACACTCACTTTATGCCACTGTGCAGATGCTGGCATTTGAGAGATGTCCCCAGTATGAACTAAGGCATCTTCACAGATTGGTTTAATTTACAGGATGTGACTGCCTCTTACCCTGTCAGAGCCAGCTTGCTACCACTCATCATTAGGTCCAAAATGGGGGGAAAGCTTTTAGGCTGGGCTTGCTCTTCGTTTAATATGGGGTCACAGTCAAGTATTATGATGTATGTTAGAAATGGAAATCATGCAAAGCCTCCAGGAATGGCACTGGAAAATGCAGATTTGGTATAGTCAGAGCTGAGTTTAGTTCAACCAGTTCACCACTGACAAGGCTGGAAGGCAGCTACACAATCTTTTTGGCCTGTGCTCTTGTTCAGACAATGCCAAATGACAGTGGTTTACCCCATGcctgcagaaggggaaaatCCTGAGGCATGGTTCCCTTCCAGCATTGTGTACTGCAACAGCGTGTGCCTACAACAGACTCATTTGCTTTACTTGGAAGCTGTGTGCATGGGTTTATAACAATCAGCCTATAACAGAGGCTCAGGGACTGATAATTGTAGCAAGGACAGTCTTGCACCAACCAGGGTAATGAGTCAGGTCTGCAGCAAATCATACAGGgagcaagaaaaatcaaacagttTGAAATTATAATCAAAGGTTGGGCTTTCTCAGCTCCACAGTCTGCACTGATACATATTTCCTGATGTGAACAGCACTTCAGATAAAATCTGTGTTTAACTTCAAATATCCAGTTCCCTGCTGAACCAGTCCCCAGCTCAGTAGTGAGTGGGTCTGTATGGTTCCTGGGCAGGTTGGGAAGCTGCCAAGCTGGAGATTTTGCAGGGGTGTTGAGCACAGGAGCATTAAACACAGGGCTTCTCACTAGAAACCCTGTGTTAAGTCTGATCCTTTTTGCAATAGTAGACACCAGGAGCAGCTGGCCAGTGGCTCACTAGTCTACCAAGTGACAGTGTTCACCCCAGGGGCTGGCACTTGGAGTGGCAGCCCGTGCTGGGAATGCTGGAGAGGAGTGTCCTGCCGGCAAGgctgatggagagcagctgtGTGAGCCTGGCTCCCAGTGTGTGAGTGCCTGGTCAGCTGGAAAGGAAGACAGGGCTGAGTATGAGAAAGTGATGCTCAGGGAAAGCTGAGCTTCCAAACAGCTTCCAAGGTTTAAGTGCCCCTAAATGTCCTGTTGAAGGCACAGGCTGAAGAACCTTGGGATACCTAGGTAACATTTTTAAGAACATTTTGTGTATTCttttcaaaggatttttaaatggaaaattgaaacaaaatgcCTCCAGTCTGCCAGGGGTATTTACACAGTTTACTTCATGGAAGGTTCCATGAGGTATCCCATTATTTTTCCTAAAGCAGCAGACTGCTATTTGTACGTttattattagtagtattaTTACAACATTATTCAGAAGACCCAGGCAAAACtagtaaaaaaataactaaaaatccCAGTTATGAtaacagaaaaaggagaaattatgtAGATACAAAGACAACTGCTGTCCTATAATTTCCAAAAAATACCATGATCTATTTCTACTTGCTGTTTAGTATTCAGAGGACTGATGTAACAACCAGTGAAATTTGTGGAAACTCCTCTGATTTCAGTAGGAGCTTGACCAGGCTGTAAATGTGTGATTCATTAGGGAAAATGCTTGAGGACTGTGGTATCTTCtatcaaaataaataactttttttcacacgatataaaaattaaataataaaagagcCACTATTATTAACTTCTGCAGCTCAGTCACAAGCTTTCTAAAACCTGAAAtaccataaaagaaaaaaggctgtaATTGGATGATGGCACACTGCAAGCTCAATCTTTTGAGTAAGAGTTGAAGGTTCAGTATAATACCAAACTATGCCCCATGCTAGTGACAGAGCCCTTTGTATGGCTCTCCCTAAGAGACTTATTTCTGTAGCTATTCCTCAGGGCTATGGCACAATCTTTCAGGGTTGCTTGTCACAAATTTGTCCTCATGTCACACATTCATCCCTTTTTGCAGAGTGTGATGAAGGATGTGTAGAGCAAGTCCTTCTGCAGACAAATAGTGTGATCTTGCTATGGGAGGAGTGTCCCATTTTAATTGTCAAGACAGATgtgattttcattttcctcccttATTTGCCTGTGTGCCTAATCTGCTGCTCTTACATTCTGCAGCCACATCTCATGTCTGAGGGTGAAGACAGGACAATCCATCTTGAAGAGTGATTGTCTGGCCATTGCCTCTGCTTCCCTCATATTAAATAGCAGCCCTCCATCTATTATAAAGGTTGCACACAGGTGCCACGCACACGTGGGAAATGTACCTCCTTTAACGAGCCATCTCTGGAGTGATGTTAAAGCCTTGCAGTGCCTGTGAGTTATCACTTAGGCAAATTTTAGAGCCTGAGGTTCCATCCTtaagctgtttattttattgcacTGTCTTCATAACTGTAGTGCCTAGAAGACTTTTAAACTCGCAGCTACTTTCATCTTCAGATTAAGACCACAAGGGACTATATATTCATAGTTAGACTCTAAACATATTAATAATTTGTGTCCATAGCCTCTTTGCCAGAGTCTTGCTgccacctggagctctgtgctgtACTCACTGCACAGATCACTGTCTGGCTCTTGGCAAGAGAGAAGGAGGCAATGAGCACTGTCAGCAGCCTGGAGGAGCTgatcttttcccctctcttgtGTAACTTCTGGTGAAGTCAAAGTTTGAACTGAATGCTAATTGAAAAGGTGTTTTGCTGGCTGTAGAGTGCTTTTTGGGAGAATACCAAGTAGGTCTGTAGGAGACCAAATAGAGCAGGATAGGGGTTTGAGCTTTGCATCCAGGCAGCTAGGCTGAAGAAATCAGCTCTACCTTGTAGTCAGTGGGTCCCTCCCTCTTACCTGGGAGAAATGACCCAAAGGGCCTGCAatggaattaaataaaattatagctCAGGCCCAAGAACCCCTAAAGGTCATGAAGCAGTGCAGGAGGGCCTGGTTTAGGGATAAGCAGAAGGAATGTGGCTTTATTATCCTTCCTCAACAACCTGATTTCCCACTGAAGACCAAGGCAtccaataaaataaacagaaaaagaatgccCTCCACTCACATGGCATCAGTTGCTCTTTATTTAGCTTTGTTTGTCAGTCATACTCAGCAGCTTTTCCAATGTAAGCCTGGTAATTTTATCACACTGaggcattttctttctcttagcATGGAAGGAATGGAGTTGGGGCCTTTTGTGGTAGGTGCCCAGATGTTGTGCTGCTATTTAAAAGTAATACTTCACTCAAACAAATTGTCTTGGTTAAGAATccatgtttgcttttgttttgaggTGAAGGAAGCTTCGCATGAGTCACAGATGGTGTTTACAGCTCGTCATGCAGCTATCACTTTCCAGACAGATGGAGAAACATGGagagaacagaaagagaaaaaggcagctCTGATGGTTGGCATCTTAATTGGAGTTTTTGTactgtgctggatccctttcTTCATCACAGAATTAATAAGCCCCCTCTGTTCCTGCAACATCCCACCCGTCTGGAAAAGCATCTTTCTCTGGCTTGGCTACTCCAATTCTTTCTTTAATCCTCTCATTTATACAGCATTTAACAAAAATTACAACAATGCCTTCAAGAACCTTTTTGTAAAGCAGAGATAAAAGGGGACACAGAGATGATCCCTTTATTGCAGAACACAGAGATTTCTTGAGGGACACATGCCTGCAATACCTACAGTGTTCATCCATGAGAGCTATTCAAGGGGATTTAGGAACAATGAAAAAGGAGATAGAAGATGTTTGGATATAAACCTACTGACAGTTCACAGTTCCCCCTTGAAAAAAACATATATGCTACTCCAGGGTTTGGCAAAGAAGATAGAAGCAGTGAACACTTCCCATCTGCTCTGTGAATCAACGTGTGGAGGTCCTCAAGCAAAGCACTCTATGTGTCTAACACCGTGTCCTGTCAGATCTGAGTGGCCTGAGTGCATCTGAACATGCAGAGGTGCCATTCTGGAGCTCTCTTATCATTACTGAAGGCACTGCTGGGAACTGCTAATTGAGCAATACTGAAATGTTTGTAATATGGGCAGGATGCTGGCTTtgtttttgaaatttatttggaaggaaataaaaatgttgtatTTAATCAGTTGGACTgatgtgaaattaaaattacaaatgcAGCTCAAGAACAAGCCCTAGTGTGACTGAAGGGCTGTGTGTTCTCTAGCAAGCAGCAGTCTTTGATGAGAGTCTTGGTGAAATACAGGTCAGTTAGGTCCTGTGGGgttaagtaaaattttaaagtgTAAATTTATTCAGAGATACTGGGAATGTGCTTGCACCTGCTTGCACAGGAGGAAGATCTGTCTCAGAGTTTTCACCTGAATGGTACCCTTTCACCCCACAGGGCTCAGACTCTGCCTGTTTTCTGAAAGCCAGGTGAGCTCAAGACAGGCACCTGACACCACCAAGTTCAGGGGGCTGCATGCATTGTTATCTTGTGCTACTGTGAAAGTAAACATGTAGTTGTGTTACGAACACCAAACAGTAGCCAAACACCAGGTGTGCTGGCAGCAACATGTGGCTGCTTGTCAGGGGTAGGTGAGTATCTGTCTGGGTTCCTTGCATGACAGATGTTATGCCCATCACCCTACCTGACTGCAGTCCACAATTTATCAGCTGATGTCAACTTCCTTCTACTGTAAGAAAGGTATTGATGCCATCAAGGTGAGTCCAGAAACTCCAAAGTGACTCAAGCCTTAAATTACTTCTCCAAGATCTAACAAACACCCCTGTCCCAACAGTATAgacaaatgaattaaaatacaaCTATTTCCATGCATACTGCCCATTCTCTCTTTGTATTTACTCCTGTAGGAGGTTTTACTTTGTCCCCTTCCCTCAAGTGAGATGCTGACAGCAGCTCTGAATATTTCTGATGTTGCAGGTTTACACTGATAGAGTCCCCACACCCTCACCCATCTCTGAAAGCTTCTTTGGGCACTGGAAGGGAAATGCTGTAGGTCTGACTGAGCTGGGCAACATCACAACTGCTTTTGAAGCTCAGGTTTAACCTTTTATGTTGCCTTTCTCTGCCAATTTTGTTGCCTTGTAGCCTAAGGAAACCTTTGATTCAAAGTGCAACCTCAGGCAAACACCACAA
Proteins encoded in this region:
- the LOC103531448 gene encoding 5-hydroxytryptamine receptor 5A — translated: MAEPLSPCTPRGQCQANMGANTSSANVDANSSVLVGSSAWRGREPFSIFTVLILTLLVLLTVATFLWNLLVLATILRVKAFHRVPHNLVASTAVSDVLVAALVMPLSLVKELSAERRWRLGRELCLVWVSFDVLCCTASIWNVTAIALDRYWSITRHLEYTMLTRRRISNVMIALTWALSAAISLAPLFGWGETYSPEQERCQVSQEPSYTIVSTGGAFYLPLCVVLFVYWKIYKAAKFRVGGRRKNAVVPLPQAAQVKEASHESQMVFTARHAAITFQTDGETWREQKEKKAALMVGILIGVFVLCWIPFFITELISPLCSCNIPPVWKSIFLWLGYSNSFFNPLIYTAFNKNYNNAFKNLFVKQR